Within the Pengzhenrongella sicca genome, the region GTCTCGGACCAGGGCGCCCCGGGGGACCGCACCGTCGTCGACGCGCGCGAGCTGCCGGCGCTCGTCGCGGCCCGTGAGCAGGATCGTCCCCGGTGGGTGTGGGACGACACGGACCGCTGGTACCCGCCGCTGCTCGCCGCCGGCAGCCGGGTCGAGCGGGCCTACGACCTGCGCCTGTGCCACGCGATCCTGCGCCGCAGCGCGACCTGCGACCGGTCCGGCCTCGCGCTCGCCCCGGCGGGCCTGTGGGACGAGGCGCGCCGGCAGGAGCACGCGCTGCCGGAGCTCACGCTCTTCGACGACCCGGCGTCGGCCGCCACCCCCACCGCCGGCGCGGACGGCGACGGCGGCGGCGCGAATCTCGGCGGGGTGCTCGACGACGTCGCCCGCCTTGACGGGAAGCTCGACGTCGTCGACGAGCTCGCCGCGCAGCTCGCCGCTGTCGCCGGGTCGCGCGCGCCGGGCCGGTTGCGGCTGCTGCTCGCGGCCGAGTCGACCGGGGCACTCATCGCCGCGGAGATGCACCACGACGGCATGCCGTGGAGCGTCGACGTGCACGACGCGCTGCTGACCCGCGCGCTCGGGGCCCGGCCGGTGCACGGCGGCCGCCCGCCACGCCTCGACGAGCTCGCGGCGCAGGTGCGCGCGGCGCTCGGGAACCCGTCCGTCAACGTGGACTCGCCGCCCGAGCTGCTGCGCGCGCTGCGGTCGGCCGGGCTCGACGTCGCCACGACCCGCACGGGAGAGCTGCGCGAGCAGACCCACCCCGTGGTCGCCCCGCTGCTGGCGTACAAGAAGCTCGCCCGACTGCTCAGCGCCAACGGGTGGTCGTGGATGCAGGCGTGGGTGCACGAGGGCCGGTTCCGGCCGCAGTACGTGCCCGGCGGCGTGGTCACCGGCAGGTGGGCGACGAACGGCGGCGGCGCGCTGCAGCTGCCCGCGAGCGTGCGGGCGGCGGTCCGGGCCGACCCGGGGTGGAAGCTCGTGGTCGCCGACGCCGCCCAGCTCGAGCCGCGCGTGCTCGCCGCGATGTCGGGCGACGCCGCGATGGCCGCCGCCGGCCGCCATGCCGACCTGTACCAGGGCGTCGTCGACGCCGGCATCGTGGACACCCGGGCCGAGGCGAAGTACGCGATGCTCGGCGCGATCTACGGCGCCACGACCGGGCCGAGCGCGGTCCTGATGCCGCAGCTGACCCGGGCGTTCCCGCGTGCCGTCGCGCTCGTCGAGGACGCGGCGCGCGCGGGGGAGCGCGGCGAGGTCGTGTCCACGTGGCTGGGCCGGTCGTCGCCGCTGCCCGGCGCCGCGTGGCAGGAGGTGGTGGCCCGGGCGGAGGGCGAGCTCGCCCGGCCCGACGACGTCCGCGCGGCGCGGGGGCGGCGCCGCGACTGGGGCCGGTTCACCCGCAACTTCGTGGTCCAGGGCACGGCCGCGGAGTGGGCGCTGTGCTGGATGGCGGCGCTGCGGCGGCGGCTGCTCGCGCTCGACGGCCGCCCGCACCTGATCTTCTTCCTGCACGACGAGGTCATGGTGCACGCCCCGGCGGCAGCGGCCGACGACGTCGCCGCCGCCATCGTGGCCGCCGCCGCCGAGGCGGGTCGGCTGCTGTTCGGGGACGGCCCGGTCGACTTCGCGCTCGACGTCTCGGTCGTCGACTCCTACGACCAGGCGAGCTGAGCAAACTAGGGGCGGGCGACGGGGCCGCCGCGCGGCGTAGGTCAAAAATCCCAGGCGGACCTGCGCCCGATGCGCCATCGTTAGAGGGTCGGAGACCCCGACCACAACGCGCGATCCACACCCAGGAGCACCACATGTCCACCCTGCAGATCTTCGCCCCGTCCGCCGCCCGACGGCGATCCCCTCTCGGCTCCGTCGGCGCCGCGCGCCGTTGGGTGCGCGAGACCCCCGCGCCCCGCTGGGAAGGAACCACCGGCGACAAGGCCACCTTCGTCGGGTACGTCGGCGCGAGCATGGTCGGGTGGACGTTCCTCGGGCTGGCGGCCTCCGCCGCGTTCGGCCAGCTGCTCGGGCTCGCCGGCTAGCAGCCCGTCCGGCGGGAACGGCGGCATAGACTCATGTTGTGTCTATGCCGCGATCGACCCTGTCCGCCGCCGACGTCGCGTACCGGCACGTCAAGGATCTGATCCTCGACGACCGCCTGCCCGGGGGCTCGATGGTGAGCGAGGGCGAGATCGCGGGCCAGCTCGCGCTGAGCCGCACGCCGGTGCGGGAGGCGTTCCTGCGGCTCGAGGCCGAGGGCTGGCTGCGGCTGTACCCCAAGCGGGGCGCCGTCGTCGTGCCCATCGCCGCGGGCGAGGCCCGGGCGGTCGTCGACGCCCGGCTGCTGCTCGAGGTGCACGCCGTCGCGGCACTGGCCACCGCCGACGACCGGGACCGGCTGCGGTCGGCGCTGGAGTCGTCCGTGGCGGAACAGACCGCGGCCCTCGACCACGGCGACGTCGAGGCCTACTCGGTGCAGGACACGGCCTTCCACCTCGCGATCGTCGCGGCCGGCGGCAACGCGCTGCTGACGGGGTTCAGCGTCACGCTGTGCGAGCGACAGCACCGCATGGTCGCGCGCTCGCTGTGGCGCGACGTCGAGCGTGCGCGCGGCTTCGTCGCCGGGCACGCGCGGCTCGCGGCGCTGATCGGCGCGGGCGACACCGCCGGCTTCGAGGACGCCCTCCGGCGCCACCTGCAGGACGCCCACCTGGCCGAGCGCGCCGCCGACGCCGCGTCCCTGTGACGCGCGCGGTGGGCCTCGCCCCGGTGACGCGCGCGGCGGGCCTGGCACCCGCGCTGGCCCCGGCCCCGGCAACGGCCCGGGTGCGGTGGTGGCGGGCGCCCTGGCTCGCCGTCGGCGGCTCGATGTTCGCGATCGCCTGGGGCGGCAACGAGTTCACGCCGCTGCTGGTGATGTACCGCGACGTGAGCAACTTCTCCGCCGTCACGGTCGACCTGCTGCTCGGCGCGTACGTGATCGGCATCGTCCCCGCGCTGCTCGTCGGGGGACCGCTGTCGGACCGCTACGGGCGGCGGCCCCTGCTGCTGCCCGCGGCGCCGCTGAGCCTCGTCGGGTCGCTCGTGCTCGCGAGCTTCGCGCAGTCCGTGCTGGCGCTGTCGCTCGGGCGCGTGCTCTGCGGCACCGCGCTGGGCCTGGTGATGGCCGTCGGCACGACGTGGATCGCCGAGCTCTCCGTGGACGACCCGGACCCGGGGGCGGGCGCGCGCCGCGCGTCGCTCGCCCTGACGCTCGGCTTCCTGGTCGGCGCTGGGGTGGCCGGCGCGCTCGCGCAGTGGGGTCCGCTGCCCACCGCGACCGCCTACCTCGTGCACGTCGCGCTCACCGTCGGCACGGGCGCGTGGCTGCTGCGCGCCCCGGAGACGCGCCCTGCCAGCACGCCCCGCGCGCGGGGCTCGCTGCGCGGTGACCTGCGCGTTCCGTCGGTCGCGCACCGCCGGTTCCGGCGGGTCGTGGTCCCGCTCGCTCCGTGGGTGTTCGGCTGCGTGGGCAGCGCCTACGCGGTGCTGCCGGGCCTGATGCGCTCGCACGCGGGCGGCCTGCCGATCGCGTTCTCGGCCCTGCTGACCGTGCTCACGCTCGGGTGCGGCGTCGGCATCCAGGTGCTCGGGCGGGCCATCGACACCCACCGCAGCGCGCGGGCCTCGGTCATCGCGCTCGTCATCATCGTCGCCGGGATGGCCCTAGGAGCCCTCGCCGCACGCGAGCTGACCCTGACGCTCGCGTTCGCGGCGGCCGCGGTGCTCGGCATGGGCTACGGGCTCGCGCTCGTCGCGGGGCTCAACGAGGTCCAGCGCATCGCGGGACCCGACGACCGCGCCGGCCTCACCGCCGTGTACTACTCGTTCGCCTACCTCGGCTTCTTCATCCCCGCGGTCCTCGCGGTGCTCGCCCGCCGCTGGACCTACCCGGAGATGTTCGGCGCGGGCGTCGTCATCGCCCTGGGCTGCCTCGCCGTCGTGGCCTCCGGGTGGCGCGCACACCTGCCGGCGCAGGAGTCGCGCGAAACGCTCGTCGGGGCGGAGAATCGCTGCGCGACCTCGCGCTCCGTCCGAGAGGATCACCGCCCGTGACCGACAGCTCCGCCCCGCCGCCCACGGGCGGCGTCGTCTCACCGCGCTCCTGGCGCGTGCTCGGCGTGCTCCTGATCGGCATGTCGATGTCGCTGCTCGACGCGACCATCGTGAACGTCGCGCTGCCGACGATCCGGACAAGCATCGACGCCTCGGAGGCGACGCTGTCGTGGATCATCTCCGGGTACGCGCTCGCCTTCGGGCTCGCGCTCATCCCTGCCGGCCGGCTCGGCGACCGGTACGGGCACAAGTGGGTCTTCATCGCGGGCCTGGCCCTGTTCACGGCGGCGAGCGTCGCGTGCGGGCTCGCCCAGGGCGGCACCCAGCTGATCGTCGCCCGGGTCGCGCAGGGGCTGGCCGGGGGCATCTACCTGCCGGCCGTGACCGCGTACATTCAGCTGCTCTTCACCGGGCGGACCCGCGGCAAGGCGTTCGCGATCATGGGCGCGGTCATCGGGGTTGCCACGGCGCTCGGGCCGCTGATCGGCGGCCTGCTCATCGAGGCGTTCGGCGACGCCGACGGGTGGCGGCTGGTCTTCTTCGTCAACATCCCGTTCGGCATCGTCGCGCTCGTCGCGGCGGTCGTCCTGCTGCCCGCGGGCTCGGCCGGTGCCCAGGCGGCGAAGGGCGTCGATCTCGGGGGTCTGCTGCTGCTCTCGGGCGGCCTCGTCGCGCTGCTGGTGCCGCTCATCGAAGGCGAGGACCAGGGCTGGCCGCGGTGGACCTTCCTATCGCTGGCCGGCGGGGTCCTGCTGATCGTGGCCTTCGGCGCCTGGGAGGTCAGGGTGGCCCGGCGCGGGCGCAGCCCGCTCGTGCCGCCGCACCTGTTCTCGCACGCCGCCTTCACGGGCGGCACGATCCTCGCGCTCGTGTACTTCGCGGCGTTCGTCAGCATCTTCTTCACGATCTCGCTGCTCTGGCAGGCCGGGCTCGGCCACTCCGCGCTCGAGTCGGGGCTCGTGTCGGTGCCGTTCGCGCTGGGCAGCATCGTCGGTGCCTCGCAGAGCGGGCGCCTCGCCGCCTCGATCGGCCGCCGAGTGCTCGTCATCGGCGCCGGGATGGTCGCGGTCGGCCTCATCGCGCTGTGGCTGGTCCTGCGGCTGGTCGAGCCCGGCGACCTGACGAACTGGGACCTCCTGGTGCCGTTGCTCGTAGCGGGCGCCGGCAGCGGGCTGTTCATCGCCCCGAACGCCCAGTTCATCATCGCGACCGTGGATCGGCACGAGGCCGGCGCGGCCAGCGGCGTGATCGCCACGATGCAGCGGCTCGGCAGCGCGATCGGCATCGCGATCATCGGCAGTGTCTTCTTCGGCACCCTCACGCTGCCGACGACGACGGCGCCCCCGACCGCGGCCGAGCTCGCGGTGGCCTTCACCCACAGCGCCGCCGTGGCCCTCGCGGTCAGCGCGTCCTTCGCGGTGGTCGCCTTCGCGCTCGTGTTCGCCCTGCCTCGGCGTGTGACGCGGTAGCTGCCGCCATATCCGTGCCGACACGGTGCCCCTAGCGCGGTCGGTAACCGTGGACGTAGTCGACGACGAACTCCTTCGGGTAGCGGCCCTCGTGCCCCGGGCCGGTCAGGTCGTACACGTTGAGCATGAGCTGCATCGGGTACTGCGGGGCCTGCCCGATCACCCGCACGAGCTCGCGGTCGAGGTAGAAGGCCACCTCGTCGGGCGTCCAGCGCACGGCGTACCGATGAAGCTCGCGCGCGTCGATCGGCTGCGCCAGCACCGAGAAGTCGTCGACGAGCGTCGGGTCCGCAAACGGGTGGATGCCCATCCCGACGGCGGCGACTCCCGGCCCGACGTCCGCGCCGAAGACCTCGACGACGCAGATCTCCGCCGACCGCTCGGGTGCGTCCTCGACGCCGATCATCCACAGCGCGACGAGCGCGTCGGGGTCGTCGGTCGCCGCCGCCCGGACCTCGACGACGCCGAACCGCGGCGTGTACAGGCGCGACGCCGCCTGTGGCTCGCGGACCACGAGGCCGGGCCGGAAGCGGTGCTGTCCGTTGGGTGAGCCGAGCGGCCCGGACCACAGCCCGGTCTGCAGGGACGACACCCGCACCTCGCCGTCGAACTCCGGGGACCACGGTGCCTGGTCGGCGTCGACCCGGAGCGTCAGGCACCCGGCCCGGATGTCGTAGCGCGCTTCGGTCGCGGCCCGGCTGCTCCATTGCGGCAGGTAGTACGGGAGCCAGTGGTCCCGGTTCAGCTCAGTGCCCCCGAAGTTCTCGTCGAACTCGAGCTCGTACCTCTCGAGGTCCAGCCGCGACGGAGCACCGGGCGCGCCGACGGGCCTCATCACTGGCTCCGCAGCTCGGTGCTGATCTGGTCGGCGTCGAGCACGGCGAGCGCCTGGTTGAGGGCCGCCGAGCTGTAGATGCCGAGCTGCCGGGCGTGCAGGAGGTGGGCGCGCTGCGCGCCGATGACGGCTAGGCGGAGCTCGCGGTACTGGGCCGAGCGGAGCCCCGCGCCGCCCGCGCCGTCGCCCACGCCCGTGGCGTCGTCGTCGCCCGCGCCGTCCTCCGCATGGCGGTGCTCCAGCGCGAGCCGGATGCGCGCGAGCATCTGCTCGTCGTACGGCCGGCCGTCGGGTCGGCGCAGGTCGGGCAGGTCGATCGTGGCACTGGCGAGCGCATCGAGCTCGCCGAGCAGCTCGGCACGTTCACCGGCCCCGTCGGCGCTGGCCCGGACCAGACCGAGGCGGCGCACCAGCCAGGGCAGGGTGCTGCCTTGCACCAGCAGCGTGCTGGCCGCGACGACGAACGCGATGAGCACCAGGAGCGATCGCTGGGGCGTGTCGTGCGGCAGCGACTGGGCCGCGGCGAGCGTAACGACCCCGCGCATCCCGGCCCACACGAGCACGACGCCCTCCCGCCAGCCGAGCGGCTCGGCGCTGAGGTAGTCGATGTCGGCGATCTGCTGGGTGATCCGGGTCCGGAAGCTGGCCGCGTCGGTCGCGCGGCCCGGACGGGTGCCGGCCTTGGCCGGCGCGATGTCGCGGGTGGGTTGTTCGCCGCGCCGCCCGCGCCCCGTGCGCGCGATCGCGACCCGGGTCAGCCCACTCGCGTCGATCCGCGCGTCCAGGTTCGTGAGGTGTCCCTTGACCGCCGGACCGCGCCGAGCCCGGGCCCGCAGCTGCCACAGCAGCGGCACGACGTACAGGGCGCGCAAGGCGACGACGACGACCGCGCCGAGGAGCCCGACGCCGAGGGCGAGGGCGAGGCTGCCGCCCGCCGCGCCGACGTCGTCGACGAGCCCGAAGAGCTCGAGCCCCATCACGAGGAAGACCCCACCCTCGAGCAGCAGCTCGAGGGTCCGCCAGTTGGCCGTCTCGGCCATGCGGTCCTGCGGGCGCAGGTACTTGGCGCTGCCGTACCCGGTGACGAGCCCAGCGGCGACGGTCGAGACGAGCCCGGACGCGCCCAGGCGCTCGGCGGGCAGGTAGGCGATGAACGGGACGATGAACGAGATCGCGGTCGTCAGGTGCGCGTCGGGCAGCTTCGAGCGCACGGCGAGGCTGACCCGGCCGACCACCAACCCGATGCCGACGGCGACCGCGATCGAGTACAGGAAGTTGCCCGCGACGTGCCACAGCGAGACCGACGCGGCGGTGGCCGCGATCGCCGAGCGCAGGAGCACGAGGGCGGAGGCGTCGTTGAGCAGGCTCTCGCCCTCGAGCACCGTCACGACGCGGGGGCCGACGCCGAGGCGGCGCACGATCGCGGTGGCGACGGCGTCCGTGGGGCTGACGATCGCGCCGAGGGCGATCCCCGTCGCGAGCCCGACGTCGGGGATCACCGCCGAGAACACGACGCCCAGGGCGACGGACGTCACGACGACGAGCGTCACCGACAGGCCGCTGATCGCGGTGAGGTCGCGCCGGAAGTCCATCGCGGGCATCCCGACCGAGGTCGAGTACAGCAGCGGCGGCAGCACGCCGGCGAGGATCCACTCGGGCTCGAGGTGGATGGCAGGCACGGCCGGGATCAGGCTGAGGCCGACGCCGAGGAGCATGAGCAGCAGCGCGGCGGAGACGCCGACCTTCGGCGCGAGCGCGTTCACCGCGACGATCAGGACCGCGGCCACGACCCCGAGCAGGAGGTACTCCATCAGCGGAACTCCCTGTCGGTCATGCGCACGAGGCTAGCGGCGTGCGCAGATGCGGCACACTTGCGCCGGTGAGCGACCTGGCCCCGCACGAGCGCCGATGGCCGGCAACGGTGACCGTCGCCGGAGTGCTGGGCCTGCAGCTCGCGCTGCCCGGCGCGGTGACGGCCGGGCCGGTCTGGCTGCTGCCGGTCCTCGAGGTCGCGCTGCTCGCACCGGTCGCGATGGTCAACCCGGTCCGGCTGTCCCGGGACACCCGCTGGCTGCGGTGGACCGCGCTCACCCTCACCGGACTGCTCGCGGTGGCGAACGCGTGGCACCTCGCGCTGCTGGTCGACGTCGTCGTGTCGGGCACGTCGATCGCGCC harbors:
- a CDS encoding glycoside hydrolase family 16 protein; the encoded protein is MRPVGAPGAPSRLDLERYELEFDENFGGTELNRDHWLPYYLPQWSSRAATEARYDIRAGCLTLRVDADQAPWSPEFDGEVRVSSLQTGLWSGPLGSPNGQHRFRPGLVVREPQAASRLYTPRFGVVEVRAAATDDPDALVALWMIGVEDAPERSAEICVVEVFGADVGPGVAAVGMGIHPFADPTLVDDFSVLAQPIDARELHRYAVRWTPDEVAFYLDRELVRVIGQAPQYPMQLMLNVYDLTGPGHEGRYPKEFVVDYVHGYRPR
- a CDS encoding MFS transporter, coding for MTDSSAPPPTGGVVSPRSWRVLGVLLIGMSMSLLDATIVNVALPTIRTSIDASEATLSWIISGYALAFGLALIPAGRLGDRYGHKWVFIAGLALFTAASVACGLAQGGTQLIVARVAQGLAGGIYLPAVTAYIQLLFTGRTRGKAFAIMGAVIGVATALGPLIGGLLIEAFGDADGWRLVFFVNIPFGIVALVAAVVLLPAGSAGAQAAKGVDLGGLLLLSGGLVALLVPLIEGEDQGWPRWTFLSLAGGVLLIVAFGAWEVRVARRGRSPLVPPHLFSHAAFTGGTILALVYFAAFVSIFFTISLLWQAGLGHSALESGLVSVPFALGSIVGASQSGRLAASIGRRVLVIGAGMVAVGLIALWLVLRLVEPGDLTNWDLLVPLLVAGAGSGLFIAPNAQFIIATVDRHEAGAASGVIATMQRLGSAIGIAIIGSVFFGTLTLPTTTAPPTAAELAVAFTHSAAVALAVSASFAVVAFALVFALPRRVTR
- a CDS encoding bifunctional 3'-5' exonuclease/DNA polymerase produces the protein MSFLVVADDAARPGAVVVVAVSDQGAPGDRTVVDARELPALVAAREQDRPRWVWDDTDRWYPPLLAAGSRVERAYDLRLCHAILRRSATCDRSGLALAPAGLWDEARRQEHALPELTLFDDPASAATPTAGADGDGGGANLGGVLDDVARLDGKLDVVDELAAQLAAVAGSRAPGRLRLLLAAESTGALIAAEMHHDGMPWSVDVHDALLTRALGARPVHGGRPPRLDELAAQVRAALGNPSVNVDSPPELLRALRSAGLDVATTRTGELREQTHPVVAPLLAYKKLARLLSANGWSWMQAWVHEGRFRPQYVPGGVVTGRWATNGGGALQLPASVRAAVRADPGWKLVVADAAQLEPRVLAAMSGDAAMAAAGRHADLYQGVVDAGIVDTRAEAKYAMLGAIYGATTGPSAVLMPQLTRAFPRAVALVEDAARAGERGEVVSTWLGRSSPLPGAAWQEVVARAEGELARPDDVRAARGRRRDWGRFTRNFVVQGTAAEWALCWMAALRRRLLALDGRPHLIFFLHDEVMVHAPAAAADDVAAAIVAAAAEAGRLLFGDGPVDFALDVSVVDSYDQAS
- a CDS encoding GntR family transcriptional regulator; its protein translation is MPRSTLSAADVAYRHVKDLILDDRLPGGSMVSEGEIAGQLALSRTPVREAFLRLEAEGWLRLYPKRGAVVVPIAAGEARAVVDARLLLEVHAVAALATADDRDRLRSALESSVAEQTAALDHGDVEAYSVQDTAFHLAIVAAGGNALLTGFSVTLCERQHRMVARSLWRDVERARGFVAGHARLAALIGAGDTAGFEDALRRHLQDAHLAERAADAASL
- a CDS encoding cation:proton antiporter encodes the protein MEYLLLGVVAAVLIVAVNALAPKVGVSAALLLMLLGVGLSLIPAVPAIHLEPEWILAGVLPPLLYSTSVGMPAMDFRRDLTAISGLSVTLVVVTSVALGVVFSAVIPDVGLATGIALGAIVSPTDAVATAIVRRLGVGPRVVTVLEGESLLNDASALVLLRSAIAATAASVSLWHVAGNFLYSIAVAVGIGLVVGRVSLAVRSKLPDAHLTTAISFIVPFIAYLPAERLGASGLVSTVAAGLVTGYGSAKYLRPQDRMAETANWRTLELLLEGGVFLVMGLELFGLVDDVGAAGGSLALALGVGLLGAVVVVALRALYVVPLLWQLRARARRGPAVKGHLTNLDARIDASGLTRVAIARTGRGRRGEQPTRDIAPAKAGTRPGRATDAASFRTRITQQIADIDYLSAEPLGWREGVVLVWAGMRGVVTLAAAQSLPHDTPQRSLLVLIAFVVAASTLLVQGSTLPWLVRRLGLVRASADGAGERAELLGELDALASATIDLPDLRRPDGRPYDEQMLARIRLALEHRHAEDGAGDDDATGVGDGAGGAGLRSAQYRELRLAVIGAQRAHLLHARQLGIYSSAALNQALAVLDADQISTELRSQ
- a CDS encoding MFS transporter, with translation MGLAPVTRAAGLAPALAPAPATARVRWWRAPWLAVGGSMFAIAWGGNEFTPLLVMYRDVSNFSAVTVDLLLGAYVIGIVPALLVGGPLSDRYGRRPLLLPAAPLSLVGSLVLASFAQSVLALSLGRVLCGTALGLVMAVGTTWIAELSVDDPDPGAGARRASLALTLGFLVGAGVAGALAQWGPLPTATAYLVHVALTVGTGAWLLRAPETRPASTPRARGSLRGDLRVPSVAHRRFRRVVVPLAPWVFGCVGSAYAVLPGLMRSHAGGLPIAFSALLTVLTLGCGVGIQVLGRAIDTHRSARASVIALVIIVAGMALGALAARELTLTLAFAAAAVLGMGYGLALVAGLNEVQRIAGPDDRAGLTAVYYSFAYLGFFIPAVLAVLARRWTYPEMFGAGVVIALGCLAVVASGWRAHLPAQESRETLVGAENRCATSRSVREDHRP